In a genomic window of Weissella tructae:
- a CDS encoding bifunctional glycosyltransferase/CDP-glycerol:glycerophosphate glycerophosphotransferase: MNVKKKISAHMPTKKTQNTKLVSVIVPAYNSGEYLEKNIKLALKQTLANIEIIIVNDGSTDNTAKIAKKLALFNSRVRLVDKVNGGVSSARNAGVAAAKGEYIFFLDPDDYMDNDTLEVLYNSLETSGSDVAITGYDLIYDEKPKQPGVWIQKLFSQSKQKFRVEEFPAVLQASTPWGKLIRHSYYREADLGFMEGIVYEDQPFTATLYSRAKNGIDIIGAHKMHWVQLDSSISHQTTVDDLKSRVEAARLALEILGQFAPKAVEPRLVQNLNNDLRYIMRRYNKVDDEYNALIFSELPKFYHLLDDKTQLDAIVDVAYRLLDNDEYEVFDQLLFATNISNHKLKLVNDHGTPVVDWSTLAYIDNFSSEGHVLHEIFQPRIDIDKWEMTSEGPKISLNAFITKIDAHEFDYKVRLKLVKFDEKTGEEFETVAELDPIGQYDAPYTIREHKEWWADYSPNFYEFQLPAVFDTFNECIKLKVEISAGNLFFEKDVSGRRNNATGRWANLTLSETSQLRIKHSTESGKQFYYLKYVPIATYSVDKVEGQQLTMTVHSGAQLISASVHSKVRFNRKNVRVKLIPVSESDENNVYRVVVNMKKLRQNKLITDYLTPLRHDFRLSFKNQNGNRILGFIKDDNPIVLADINTVITNVAQGSARFVGTRVIEVKSAHMVPGFLKMRVFVRNHGPQSFGTTLSVKSGDLTRTMPVTLVPNEVNEIELPLNHDVFGEMMALPLLRFSISFKNTLGRDENVIYDEAFIRTLPDNVYDNGYQISRLEYNYSAKKLYFQLFNKLHDDNKGGYGWGRMMTKYQNSTAPVDPKKILFRTYYGESVTDNAVALTHEILLDPALSDIEIYWAVQNPSVVVPEGTHQVIINSDEWFDLLATAGTVVENVHQVDYMVKKPGQRIVQAFHGYPYKQMGRDFFLTHGFDMSRVKSFQRREAEWDYILSPAPYATPLYQRNFNFKGEMLEVGHPRNDILVDPERAAERELINKRVRERLNIPADKKIVLYAPTFRDYASDNEFKSNRVDFVSYDDLAKKLGDEYVLLIRGHAMNRRAGNTVSTASGIDATTYPEILDLIIASDMAVLDYSSLRFDYAQTGKPMIFFVPDLDLYEETRGGLMPYLPTAPGWIVNSESELIQAITHSDDYMNLYGDAWRTFRRDYTSLDDGHAGKRMIDKLFK, encoded by the coding sequence ATGAATGTAAAAAAGAAAATTTCAGCTCATATGCCTACTAAAAAGACGCAAAATACTAAATTAGTAAGTGTGATTGTGCCTGCATATAATTCAGGAGAATACTTAGAAAAAAACATTAAACTTGCGTTGAAGCAAACTTTGGCCAATATCGAAATCATCATTGTAAATGATGGTTCTACTGATAACACGGCAAAAATTGCCAAAAAATTAGCGCTATTTAATTCTCGTGTTCGTTTGGTGGACAAGGTTAATGGTGGGGTTTCTAGTGCACGTAATGCTGGTGTTGCAGCGGCCAAAGGAGAATACATCTTCTTCTTGGACCCGGATGACTACATGGATAATGATACGTTAGAGGTTCTATACAATTCATTAGAAACAAGTGGGTCTGATGTTGCGATTACGGGATATGATTTGATTTATGATGAAAAGCCCAAGCAACCAGGTGTGTGGATTCAAAAGTTGTTTTCACAATCAAAACAAAAATTTCGCGTAGAAGAATTTCCAGCAGTATTACAAGCGTCAACGCCATGGGGAAAGTTGATCCGCCATTCTTATTATCGTGAAGCTGATTTAGGCTTCATGGAAGGAATCGTCTACGAAGATCAACCATTTACAGCAACGCTATATTCACGTGCTAAGAATGGAATTGATATTATTGGTGCGCATAAAATGCACTGGGTACAATTGGACTCATCAATCTCTCATCAGACAACCGTTGACGATTTAAAATCACGTGTCGAAGCGGCGCGTTTAGCGCTAGAAATTTTAGGACAATTTGCACCTAAGGCTGTAGAGCCACGTTTAGTTCAAAATCTAAATAACGATCTACGTTATATCATGCGTCGTTACAATAAAGTCGATGATGAATATAACGCTTTGATTTTCTCAGAATTACCAAAGTTTTACCATTTACTTGACGACAAGACACAATTGGATGCAATTGTTGATGTTGCCTACCGTTTACTTGATAATGACGAGTATGAAGTGTTTGATCAGTTGTTGTTCGCAACAAATATTTCAAACCACAAATTGAAGTTAGTTAATGACCACGGGACACCAGTTGTTGATTGGTCAACGCTAGCTTACATTGACAATTTTTCTTCTGAAGGTCACGTCCTACATGAAATTTTCCAACCACGTATCGACATCGATAAATGGGAAATGACTAGTGAAGGGCCAAAAATCTCATTAAATGCGTTTATTACAAAGATTGATGCGCATGAATTCGACTATAAAGTACGTTTGAAGTTAGTGAAATTTGACGAAAAAACGGGTGAAGAATTTGAAACAGTTGCGGAATTAGACCCAATTGGTCAATATGATGCACCTTACACAATTCGTGAGCATAAAGAATGGTGGGCAGATTATTCACCTAATTTCTATGAATTCCAACTACCTGCAGTGTTTGATACATTTAACGAATGTATTAAATTAAAGGTGGAAATTTCAGCCGGAAACTTGTTCTTTGAAAAAGATGTCTCAGGACGCCGAAACAATGCTACTGGTCGCTGGGCGAACCTAACTTTGTCAGAAACGTCACAACTACGTATTAAGCACAGTACGGAATCAGGCAAGCAATTTTATTATTTGAAGTATGTGCCAATTGCCACATACTCAGTTGATAAAGTAGAGGGCCAACAATTAACGATGACTGTACATTCTGGTGCCCAACTTATTTCGGCATCTGTACATTCTAAAGTTCGCTTTAATCGCAAGAACGTTCGCGTTAAGTTGATTCCAGTAAGTGAATCAGATGAAAATAACGTATATCGTGTTGTTGTTAATATGAAAAAGTTACGACAAAACAAGTTGATTACTGATTACTTAACACCTTTACGTCATGATTTCCGTCTATCTTTTAAAAACCAAAACGGTAACCGTATTTTGGGATTCATTAAAGATGACAACCCAATTGTGTTAGCAGATATTAATACAGTTATCACAAATGTTGCACAAGGATCAGCTCGTTTCGTAGGAACTCGTGTCATTGAAGTTAAAAGTGCCCACATGGTTCCTGGTTTCTTGAAGATGCGTGTATTCGTACGTAATCATGGTCCACAAAGTTTTGGAACAACATTAAGCGTTAAGTCAGGGGATCTTACACGAACGATGCCTGTTACCTTAGTTCCTAATGAAGTTAACGAAATCGAATTGCCATTGAATCATGATGTATTTGGTGAAATGATGGCTCTACCATTGTTGCGTTTTAGTATTTCATTTAAAAACACATTGGGCCGCGATGAAAATGTTATCTATGATGAAGCATTCATTCGTACATTACCAGATAATGTCTATGACAACGGATATCAAATTAGTCGCTTAGAGTATAACTACTCAGCTAAGAAACTATATTTCCAATTGTTCAATAAATTGCACGATGATAACAAAGGTGGTTACGGTTGGGGTCGTATGATGACTAAGTACCAGAATTCTACGGCACCTGTTGATCCTAAGAAGATTTTATTCCGTACGTACTATGGTGAATCTGTGACTGATAATGCGGTCGCATTAACACATGAAATCTTACTAGACCCAGCTTTGTCTGATATCGAAATCTATTGGGCTGTACAAAACCCAAGTGTGGTTGTTCCTGAAGGGACACACCAAGTAATTATTAATTCTGATGAATGGTTTGATCTGTTAGCGACTGCTGGTACAGTAGTTGAAAATGTGCATCAAGTTGACTATATGGTGAAGAAGCCTGGACAGCGTATTGTCCAAGCGTTCCATGGATATCCATATAAGCAGATGGGGCGTGATTTCTTCTTGACTCATGGATTTGACATGTCACGTGTTAAGTCATTCCAACGTCGAGAAGCAGAATGGGACTACATTTTGTCACCAGCACCATATGCAACACCGCTATATCAACGTAATTTCAACTTCAAGGGTGAAATGCTAGAAGTTGGACATCCACGTAATGATATTTTGGTCGATCCAGAACGTGCGGCAGAACGCGAATTAATCAATAAGCGCGTTCGCGAACGCCTGAACATTCCGGCTGATAAGAAAATTGTTTTGTATGCACCAACTTTCCGTGACTATGCATCAGACAACGAATTTAAGTCAAACCGTGTTGATTTTGTTAGTTATGATGACTTAGCTAAGAAGCTGGGTGATGAATATGTATTGTTAATCCGTGGACATGCTATGAATCGTCGTGCGGGAAATACAGTATCAACTGCAAGTGGTATTGACGCAACAACTTATCCAGAAATTTTGGATTTGATTATTGCTTCCGATATGGCTGTACTTGATTATTCATCATTACGATTTGATTACGCCCAAACTGGGAAGCCAATGATTTTCTTTGTACCAGACTTAGATTTGTATGAAGAGACACGTGGTGGATTAATGCCATACTTACCAACGGCACCAGGATGGATTGTTAATTCTGAATCAGAATTAATTCAAGCCATCACACATTCTGATGATTATATGAACTTGTACGGTGACGCATGGCGTACTTTCCGTCGAGATTATACATCATTAGATGATGGACATGCAGGTAAGCGCATGATTGATAAATTATTTAAATAA
- a CDS encoding RNA polymerase sigma factor RpoD, with product MVETNDMQPNAGLEADKHERLNVILDQLSPRDEYVLRFKYWIGDKNPIRTDEELATMFQISATSIVPIEERSLKQLKHYPEIIGWFYNVYTNEA from the coding sequence ATGGTAGAAACAAACGATATGCAGCCAAACGCTGGTTTAGAAGCAGATAAACATGAACGTTTGAATGTAATTTTAGATCAATTATCTCCTCGTGATGAATACGTATTACGCTTTAAATACTGGATTGGAGATAAGAATCCTATTCGTACAGATGAGGAACTTGCGACCATGTTCCAAATTTCAGCTACATCAATTGTTCCAATTGAAGAACGTTCATTGAAACAATTGAAGCATTATCCTGAAATTATTGGTTGGTTTTATAATGTATATACGAATGAGGCATGA
- the trhA gene encoding PAQR family membrane homeostasis protein TrhA: MYSKTKLTRYGITNEVLNAVTHGIGVILSIIGLCLLIIKGVQLHSPIHIVSYSIYGTTMLLLFLCSTLFHSFIFTRAKKVFQIFDHDSIYLLIAGSYTPFCLLSIRGWLGWGLCIVIWLLAIVGIVYKSMTLSRTTKISNVSTIIYIIMGWLCLIAIVPLYNALSPVGFWLLVSGGVSYTVGAFFYSMAKIKYMHVVWHFFVLLGALFMYLSVLWYT; this comes from the coding sequence ATGTACTCAAAAACTAAATTAACGCGTTATGGTATTACGAATGAAGTCTTAAATGCGGTTACACATGGTATTGGTGTGATCTTAAGTATCATTGGCCTTTGCCTATTAATTATCAAAGGCGTTCAACTTCACTCACCTATACATATTGTGTCTTACAGCATTTATGGTACGACCATGTTATTGCTATTTCTATGTTCAACCCTCTTTCATAGTTTTATCTTCACGCGTGCTAAGAAAGTCTTTCAAATCTTTGACCACGATTCCATTTACTTATTAATCGCTGGTAGTTATACACCCTTCTGTCTATTAAGCATTCGTGGTTGGTTAGGTTGGGGACTATGTATTGTTATCTGGTTACTTGCCATTGTTGGGATTGTCTATAAATCAATGACGCTAAGTCGCACCACCAAAATATCAAATGTCTCAACAATCATTTATATTATTATGGGGTGGCTATGTTTAATCGCCATCGTACCGCTATATAACGCTCTAAGCCCTGTTGGGTTTTGGTTACTTGTTAGTGGCGGTGTTTCATACACTGTAGGAGCTTTCTTTTACAGTATGGCGAAAATCAAATACATGCATGTCGTGTGGCATTTCTTTGTTTTGCTAGGTGCCTTGTTCATGTACTTATCTGTTCTTTGGTACACATAA
- a CDS encoding biotin transporter BioY: protein MTTKSLTLSAILLSLVLIMAPLTIPIGIVPISLQTFIIPLVVVLLPRKMGVLLVGAYLLLGAFGLPVFSNFQGGLGVLFGPTGGYLIGLFAFPMMLGSWSKSSQPWWTLGRFLLWSGFIQLIIGALWLGTFMNMDGLKTLQVGVIPFIFILLIKTFCIFWITKLLLEKYDVVGVYTP from the coding sequence ATGACAACTAAGTCATTAACATTAAGTGCTATTTTATTAAGTTTAGTATTAATTATGGCACCATTAACGATTCCTATTGGAATTGTACCGATTAGTCTACAGACATTTATAATCCCATTAGTTGTGGTATTGTTGCCGCGTAAGATGGGTGTTTTGTTAGTAGGTGCGTATCTATTACTAGGTGCTTTTGGATTACCTGTATTTTCTAATTTTCAAGGTGGCTTAGGTGTGTTATTTGGACCAACTGGAGGCTATTTAATTGGTTTATTTGCTTTTCCAATGATGTTAGGTAGTTGGTCAAAATCAAGTCAGCCTTGGTGGACTTTAGGCCGTTTCCTACTATGGAGTGGATTTATCCAATTAATTATTGGTGCGCTGTGGTTAGGAACATTTATGAACATGGATGGGTTGAAAACCTTACAAGTAGGTGTGATACCATTCATTTTCATCTTGTTGATTAAAACATTCTGTATTTTTTGGATAACAAAATTATTATTGGAGAAATACGATGTTGTCGGCGTTTATACGCCATAA